The following is a genomic window from Akkermansiaceae bacterium.
GACAGAAAACGCCTCCAACCGTGGAAGGCTGAAGGCGTTTGCGTATGTGAACAAAGAATCGTTTACCTGCGGCGGCGCAGGACCAGGGCAAGACCGCCGAGGCCGAGCAGGGCTGTGGTGGCTGGCTCGGGGACGGCGGTCACCGTTAGCGTTGCGGTGCCATCGGGAATATCCCACTGGTTAGCCTGTTTTGATTTCGTAAAGCGAAACACAGCATACTGATTCGTGAAGCTATCACTGGCGATCGCATTGGCGTTATAGGATTTATTAGGACCGGTTGATTCGGCGCCGCTGTAGACGGTGGTAACGGTGGCGGCTCCGGCCCACGCGGCCCCATTCGCCAAACCTGTCGCTGTTCCATCCAATGTGGCGTCGGCAACCGTGCCAATGTATTCGATGGTCAAATTATTAAGTACCGGATTGTTGTCTTGAGCACCCAGGTTGAAGCCGAGTGAAAAGGTGGAAGCCTGGAGTTGAGCGACACTGTATGAGCTAAGATCAAATGTCATCAGGCCAACGAACTCGATTGTAGTACTGGAATTCCAGCCAGCCCGGACAACGGTAGCGTTGACGTTGTCTCCGCTATTATCAAAGTACGTTCCGTCAGTGTTTACGGAAAGCACGGCGGCGTTTGACGTAGCAACTAGCGCCGCAAGTGCCGTCGCAGTGAGCAGTAGTGTTTTCTTCATTGTGTTTCTATATTTGGTTTATTTCTGTATAATACGCAACACACCCCCACCAATTTGGATCACGGCTGTAAATGATTGGCAAGAATTGTAATCTTGAAAGGGGAATATGCACTATTCTGCGATACTTGTAAGCTAGGTGTTTTCCTAGGTGCCTCCCGGCTTGTGGGGAATGCCCGCTTTTTTTTCTACCCCATGGACATGAGCCTGGCAGCATGATAGCCTTCCGTCCAGCGATGCCCCGGTTCTCCATATTGCTGCTGCTAAGCCTGCTCCCGGGTCTTTGTATGGCAGAAAATGACCTGTCACAGGCAAGCACGGATGATCTGGAAGACCGGCTGGAGAAAATTGAAACCGAGCTCGATGGGCTGGCCCGTTTCACGCTGCGCAGTGGGGTCGGAAATATCGGATGGTTCTCAGAAATACAGAAGAACCCAAGGCGTCCTGAGTGGGCGGAAATCCGCTTTTCAGAGAGCCGCCAGTTTGACCAGATCGTTCTGGTTCCCGTTCTCTGGATCGATGCGGGAAAAGGGCCACAGGCGGACGGTTTCCCCACGGCATTCAAGATCATCGCCGGGGCTGATGGTGACACCGGGGGGCGTGTGATCGCCGAAATGGGGCCAGGCGACCCGTTCCTGCCACGCATCGCACCGCTGGTGATAGATGTGCCCCCGACAAGCGCGTCCTGGGTGCGCATCGTAGCCACCCAGCTCTCAGCCCACAGCAGAAACGGGAATCGTATTTTCAAACTATCGGAAATCATGCTCTTTTCCGGACAGCACAATGTCGCCCTGCATCAACCGGTGCGGGTTTCATCGAACGTAGGCGGCTGGGGAGAAGCCGCCATTTACAAGAAAGCCCTCGTGGATGGGTTGACGCCCTTTCTCATGGATGCCGCCACGGAGGAAATGGGCAATGCCTTCGTGACCTCATCCAACCGCGATGTCCCATTCACCTTGACGGTTGATCTTGGAAACAACCAACCGATTGATGGCATCCGATTCCATAGTGCGCTCATTGATGAATACGTGCCCCAAATCAATTCCTCCGACTTCGGCATGCCACGACAATTCACGGTCAAGGGAGCTAAGCGGGCGGATTTTTCCGATGCCGTAACACTGCTGGAGTATCGGCGCGATTCGGTGTATCAGGCGGGCAATATTCTGGAACAGCGGTTTCTGAAAACCGAATGCCGCTACGTCAGGCTCACGGTGCCCAAGGGCGGGTGGTCACTCGATGCCAAACAAACACGGCGCATCATCAGCCTGGATGAGATTGAGGTGCTTGCGGACGGACTCAATGTGGCCCGGGGGCGACCGGTTCATTTCCCCAGGAGAACAAGCTACGGGCGCGCTGGAAATGAACTGCTGACCGATGGACGAAACCATTTCGGGCGTATCCTACCCATCCGCGAGTGGATGGGGCAGCTGGCCAGACGCCATGACCTTGAAATCCAACAGCCACAGGTCGCCAGCGCATTGAACCTGAAATACGCCAAGCAAAAGGCAAACCTGAGACGCATGTCCTGGCTGGTGGCATTGCTGGCGGCGGGAATCGTCTTCGTCATTCTCATCGACCGGATGCTGCGCTTGCGCGCCGTGCTCAAAGTGCGCGAACGAGTCGCCGCCAACCTGCACGATGAACTCTCAGCCAATCTTCACGCCATTGTCCTGTTAGGCGACATGGCAAAAAAACACATCCAATCACCGGGCAAACTCAACGAGGTGGTCGACCGGATGCAACAAGTGTCCAAGCGTAGCCGCATCGCAGCACGCCACTGCGCGAACATGCTGCAGTCGGACTCTCTCTGCGAGGATCTGGTCAAGGAGATGAAGTTTTCAGCCGAGCGCCTGCTATCCGACACCAGTCACGAGATAAGCGTCGAAGGGGAAACCTTGCTGCAACAGCTTTCCAGACGCAAACGCAATGACCTCTTTCTTTTCTACCAGGAGTGCCTGATCAACATTGCCCGTCATGCGGAGGCCACGTCATGCAGCACCCGATTGATCGCTACACAAACAGAAATATCCCTGACAGTTTCCGACAACGGCCTGGGCATCAAGAAAGTCCCCCCCTCGCTGAAACGGCGGGCGCGCCTGCTCCGGGCCCATGTCATCGTCGAAACTCCCGAAACTGGTGGAACCCGCATCATTCTAACCTTATAATCTAAAGCGGGCCAAGACCAACTTACTGCCAATTATCCCCCCCAACAACGATCATGCAGCCTATTCGTATTATCCTCGTCGAGGACAGCCCGGCCTACCAGGAAGTCATCACATTCGGACTAAGTGATGAACCGGGAATCAAGGTCATTGACCAGTTCAACACCGCCGACGCCGCCATAAGATACTTGCGCCAGCTTCCCGCAAACGAGCAACCTGACATTGTTCTACTCGACTTGAACCTACCGGGAATCTCAGGTCTGGATGCCATCCCTCACATCAAGGGCTGCTCGCCTAACACTGAAATCATTGTCCTCACTGAATCCGAACAGGAGGCCGATATCCTGGCTGCGATCAGCTCCGGCGCAGTCGGTTACCTCTTAAAAGAATCCTCCTTGGATCAAATCACGGCGGGAATCCGGACGGTGATGACCGGCGGTGCCTCGCTCGATCCCGTCATGGCGCGCTACCTGCTCGACAACCAAAGAGCCTACGTGCCAACAAACAACGAGGAATCCCTCTTATCGCCGCGCGAAACAGAGATCCTTACCCTGTTAGCCGACGGCTTACCCCAGAAGCAGATCGCCGAAGGTTTGAAGATCAGCCCTAAAACCGTGGATTTCCACGTGGGTCATATCTATAAAAAACTGAACGTTCAAAATGCTCCGTCGGCCGTTGCCAAAGCATTTAAGACCGGCATATTCCCCCGAAAATAATCCAACCAGCATTCCAGTATACCAGCAACGCATGCTAAACCCACACTCATTTCAGTTCGATGGCATTACTTACCTTTTCCTTTTTACCGGTAAACTTTACATGTATCTGCCATCTGTTTCCACTCACCCTTGGGTGAGAGTGCCCTGCTAACTGTGACGGCGGTTTGCAACCGCCTGGTCAATGCTTCTATAGGTCTTGGCGGTTATCAACCGCCGCCACATGCGGATTCCAGGATTATTGGGGCTTCGCGTTTTTCTTATTCTTCACACGCTTTTTCTTTTGAGGCGGAACAGCCTGGGCTTCGCTGGAAAGGGTGCGGCGTTTTGCACCGAAGGTGCGGGCGTTGGCACCGAACTGATCGTGGTCGCCAATGTCTTTTTTCGCCTTCTCCGCCAGCTTCATCAACTCGGCGACAATCTCCGGGTTTTCGCCCGACACATCGTGCGCTTCTGAGATATCCCTATCGAGATGATACAGGCGGGGAGATTGGATTCGGATGGCATCGGTTTTCTTGATGTGGTTTCTCCACTTTGTAGCGATGCTTCCCTGGACCGGTTCGGTGTGCGGCAGCATCAGCTTCCAATTTCCTGAGCGCACGGCACGCAAGCAGTCGTGCTGGTAGTAAAAGTAGCTGCGCTTGAGGGTTTTCAC
Proteins encoded in this region:
- a CDS encoding PEP-CTERM sorting domain-containing protein (PEP-CTERM proteins occur, often in large numbers, in the proteomes of bacteria that also encode an exosortase, a predicted intramembrane cysteine proteinase. The presence of a PEP-CTERM domain at a protein's C-terminus predicts cleavage within the sorting domain, followed by covalent anchoring to some some component of the (usually Gram-negative) cell surface. Many PEP-CTERM proteins exhibit an unusual sequence composition that includes large numbers of potential glycosylation sites. Expression of one such protein has been shown restore the ability of a bacterium to form floc, a type of biofilm.), with protein sequence MKKTLLLTATALAALVATSNAAVLSVNTDGTYFDNSGDNVNATVVRAGWNSSTTIEFVGLMTFDLSSYSVAQLQASTFSLGFNLGAQDNNPVLNNLTIEYIGTVADATLDGTATGLANGAAWAGAATVTTVYSGAESTGPNKSYNANAIASDSFTNQYAVFRFTKSKQANQWDIPDGTATLTVTAVPEPATTALLGLGGLALVLRRRR
- a CDS encoding response regulator transcription factor translates to MMQPIRIILVEDSPAYQEVITFGLSDEPGIKVIDQFNTADAAIRYLRQLPANEQPDIVLLDLNLPGISGLDAIPHIKGCSPNTEIIVLTESEQEADILAAISSGAVGYLLKESSLDQITAGIRTVMTGGASLDPVMARYLLDNQRAYVPTNNEESLLSPRETEILTLLADGLPQKQIAEGLKISPKTVDFHVGHIYKKLNVQNAPSAVAKAFKTGIFPRK